In a single window of the Antedon mediterranea chromosome 1, ecAntMedi1.1, whole genome shotgun sequence genome:
- the LOC140041707 gene encoding DNA repair protein XRCC2-like: MFTTEDDGDFKETEVETCAQLFLRLASKPSLEFLDRHLFPCNFPKPGEVIEIHGSSATGKTELLMNLMSKCILPKRWKGIEIDGFEAEVLFIDTDYKFSVMKLHQMLKKQLLKIINLKSVEEFSSSSSGDTKRQKQTDSSSMGEAVKVKIDESVLEELVKSSLDRLYLVKCSSTNQLLITLHSIEAIFSQHPQLTVLMLDNLSAFYWEDRIRTGDNWTKFEELNNKVLTLLQTLIKEYNLVLFLTKNSTPMQGVKGGKASSSTDLDQNESFNTKSWCKISNYRLILTRTDFPFPIMVDGDKRHSSFCVKVFYQGQQHQCKLYISSDGISYA; this comes from the exons atgttCACGACGGAAGATGACGGCGATTTTAAGGAGACAGAAGTTGAAACTTGTGCTCAA CTTTTTCTAAGACTCGCGTCTAAACCATCTCTGGAGTTTCTGGATCGTCACCTATTTCCTTGCAATTTTCCTAAGCCTGGAGAAGTTATTGAAATTCATGGATCAAGTGCAACAGGCAAAACTGAACTTCTGATGAACCTAATGTCAAAGTGCATTCTTCCAAAACGTTGGAAAGGGATAGAAATTGATGGTTTTGAAGCTGAAGTACTTTTCATTGATACAGATTATAAATTCTCTGTGATGAAGCTACACCAAATGTTAaagaaacaattattaaaaatcattaatttaaaatctGTTGAAGAGTTTTCCAGTTCTAGTTCTGGGGacacaaaaagacaaaaacaaaccGATTCAAGTTCTATGGGTGAAGCAGTAAAGGTAAAAATAGATGAGTCTGTCTTGGAAGAACTGGTTAAATCTAGTTTAGACCGGTTATATCTTGTCAAATGCAGTAGCACCAATCAGCTGCTAATTACCCTACATTCAATAGAAGCCATATTTTCACAGCATCCTCAATTGACTGTCCTGATGTTGGACAACTTATCGGCATTTTATTGGGAGGATCGAATTAGAACTGGTGACAATTGGACAAAATTTGAAGAATTAAATAATAAGGTTTTGACATTGTTACAAACATTAATTAAAGAGTAcaatttagttttgtttttaaccaaaaactcgACACCAATGCAGGGTGTGAAAGGTGGTAAAGCGTCTAGCAGTACAGATTTAGACCAAAACGAAAGCTTTAATACTAAATCTTGGTGCAAAATATCAAACTACAGGTTAATTTTGACAAGAACTGATTTTCCATTTCCCATTATGGTTGATGGAGACAAAAGGCATTCATCTTTTTGTGTGAAAGTATTTTATCAGGGGCAACAGCATCAATGTAAATTGTATATATCATCTGATGGGATATCATATGCATAA